The genomic DNA TGCACACATAACCAAGCCCATCCTGAACCAAACTGCGTTGCTGCAGCTTTTGCAAAAGCATCTTTAAAGGCATCCACAGAACCGAATTCTGCTTCAATAGCATCTTTTAGCTCTCCTGATAAACGTCCTTTCCCTTCAGGATTCATTACTGTCCAAAATAATGAATGGTTGTAAAACCCTCCTCCATTATTACGAACAGCTGCGTTGTTCATGTCTAAGTTTGCTAAAATATCTTCAATAGATTTTCCTTCTAAATCAGTTCCTTCAACTGCCGCATTTAACTTGGTAGTATAGCCATTATGGTGTTTACTATGGTGAATTTCCATAGTTCTCGCGTCTATATTTGGTTCTAATGCATCGTAAGCATATCCTAATTCTGGTAATTCAAAAGCCATAATTATTTGGTTTTTATATGATTAATTTTCCCTTGTTACTGCAACAAATTTAGCGCAAAAAAATAAGGCAAACAACCATTTGCCTTATTCAAAGTTTTTCTAGGGCATTTAACTTCTATAATTCATTACTTTAATAGTTAGCATCCTCAGGATATTTTGCCATAAATTCTTCTGCTTTTTCCACCATATCTCTACCTCCACAGAAAAAAGGAACTCTTTGATGTAATTCTGTAGGTTCTAAATCTAAGATTCTTCGATAGCCATCTGTTGCTTTACCACCTGCTTGCTCTGCTATAAATGCCATTGGATTACATTCATATAATAAACGAAGTTTCCCTTTAGGACCAATAGTACTCGTAGGATACATGTAAATTCCTCCTTTAATCATATTTCTATGAAAATCAGAAACTAAAGAGCCTATATATCTAGACGTATATGGCCTGTTTTCTTTTTCTTCTTGACAAAATTTCAAATATTCTTTAACCCCTTTTGGGAAGTGTACATAGTTTCCTTCGTTGATAGAATAAATATTCCCTTGCTCTGGAAATTTGATGTTTGGATGCGATAAATAAAAAGTTCCTATAGCTGGGTTTAATGTGAATCCATTTACTCCATTACCTGTTGTAAAAACTAATATTGTAGAAGTTCCATAAGCAACATAACCTGCCGCTACCTGCTCGCTTCCTTTTTGTAAAAAATCTTTTTTTGTTACAGGAGTTCCTTCTTTTGAAACCCTTCTATAAATAGAAAAGATAGTTCCCACAGATACATTTACATCAATATTAGACGAGCCATCTAAAGGATCCATCAACAATACATATTTATTTTCATTTCCTTTATTCTTTCCTTCTACTACAACAAAGTCATCCTCTTCTTCACTTGCTATTCCACAAACAATCTCTCTATTAATTAGCGTTTGCTTGAATAAATCATTCGCTAAAACGTCTAATTTTTGTTGAGTTTCTCCCTGTACATTTATATCTCCAGAAGCTCCCGTTATATCCACTAAACCTGCTTTTCTTATTTCATGATTAACCACTTTTGCAGCTAAACGTATGGAATTTATTAAGCGAGAAAGTTCTCCCGACGAATATTTAAAATGATTCTGATTATCAATGATATACTCTCCAAGAGTCATATGTTTATTATCCATTTCCAAATTGAATTGTGTTTCATACAAAGATGCCAACTTTTTTACGCAACTACAACGTTTTCGGCAAATAATCTTCGCTTCTAATAAAAAAGATTTTTTGAAATTTATTTTTACGTTGGAGTACCTCCAAATAAATTATCTTTGAAGTTAATTTTTACATTATGAGTTTTACAATTAGGATAGGTAAGAAAAAAGACATGCAAGACGTGTTGAGGCTAATTAAAGAACTAGCCCTTTTCGAAAAATTACCAAAAGAGGTCATTATTTCAGCCGATGATTTAATTTCTGACGGATTTGGTGATACCCCAAAGTTTAAAACATTTATTGCTGTAGAAGATAATGGTAATGTTATAGGAATGGCTCTGTTTTATGAACGTTACTCTACCTGGAAAGGTAAAACAATTCATCTGGAAGATTTAATGGTTACAAAAACCAAAAGAAATATTGGCGCTGGCAAAGCCCTATATTCCGCCGTTTTGAAATATGCTTATAATAATGGCTATAAACGAGTTGCTTGGGAGGTTTTAAACTGGAATAAAAATGCCATTGATTTTTACGAACGTAGCGGTGCCCTCATTTTAAATGATTGGCAAGTAGTACATATGACAGAAAATAATTTAAAACAATTTATTCAAAACAATTAGTGATGAAAATATTTAAGTTTGGTGGAGCTTCTGTTAAAAATGCTGACGGGGTTAGAAATGTAGGAACTATATTACAACAAGAAGGGGTTGAAAACACATTGGTTGTTATCTCTGCAATGGGTAAAATGACTAATGCTTTTGAAAATATTATTGATGCCTATTACTACCAAAAAGAAAGTCTTCCAAAGTACCTAAATTTCGTGACAAGCTTTCATGAAGGGATAATGAATGAGCTATTCCCTAAAAATCATCATATCTACACAATCGTTAATGAACTACTTGGTAAGCTCAGTAACTTTATGATTCATAATACTTCTAAAGATTACGATTTCGTATATGATCAAATAGTAGGTTTTGGCGAATTGCTTTCTACTAAAATTGTGAGTACCTACTTAAACGATATAGGAATACAAAACAACTGGATTGATGTGCGTAATTATATTAAAACTGACACGAATTATAGAGACGCTAAAGTAGATTGGGAGCTTACTGAAAAAAACATGCAACGCGCAATAAACACCTCCAAGTTAAATATTACGCAAGGTTTTCTAGGAAGCAATAAAAATAATACCACCTCTTTAGGAAGAGAAGGGTCTGATTATACTGCTGGAATTTTTGCTTATTGTTTAAATGCTGAAAGTGTTACTATTTGGAAAGATGTTAAAGGGGTATTAAACGCTGATCCTAGGATCTTTAATAAAACAGAGCTCTTACAACAAATATCTTACAAAGAGGCTATTGAAATGGCTTTTTATGGCGCTTCTGTAATTCATCCAAAAACCATTCAACCACTAGAAAGAAAACAAATCCCTTTATTTGTTAGATCTTTCCTAACTCCTACCCTAAAAGGTACTAAAGTATGCAAAGGTTTAGATATAAAACCTATTGTTTCTTGCTTTATCGTAAAAAAATATCAAATTTTAATTTCTATCTCCGCAAATGACTTCTCATTCATGGTAGAAGACAATATCAGTTATATTTTTAAAAAATTACATGAATACAAACTCAAAGTCAACTTAATTCAAAATTCAGCTATAAGTTTCTCCGTATGTGTTGATGATCCCTTTAGAAACTTCAAAAAATTTTACGACGAATTAAAACAGTCTTTTCAAATAAAATATAACGAAAATACTAACCTATACACAATTCGTCATTTTAGTGAGCAAGACATTGCCGCAATTGAAAGTGATAAAACTATTTTATTAAAACAAATTAATCGAGAAACAGTGCAGTTGGTTACAATATAACTCAAATCTGTATTTTATTTTTTTGTACATTTGCAGTTACGCCAAATTGAAATTAATGGGATTAGTTACATCTAAAGAAATTGCTAAAGTTATTGGAGTTGAGAAGTTCGGTGTTTTTGGAACTTTTACGGGCTGGTTATTGATTAAAATTTTACGTATTTCGGCTATTAACAAAATTTATAACAACAATAAAGACAAATCAGATTTAGATTTTTTAAATGGTGTTTTAAATGATTGTAAAATAGAATTTGAAATACCTGAAGAAGATTTAAAAAGAATACCTAAAGAGGGACCTTTTATTACCATTTCTAATCACCCTCTAGGAGGAATCGATGGGGTTTTATTATTAAAATTATTGATTGAAAAAAGAGCTGACTATAAAATTATTGCTAATTTCTTATTGCATAGAATAAAGCCTTTAAAGCCTTATATTATGCCTGTCAATCCTTTTGAAAATCATAAAGATGCAAAATCAAGTGTTGCGGGCATAAAAAATGCTTTGTTGCACTTAAGGGAAGGGAAACCTTTAGGGATATTTCCGGCAGGAGAAGTTTCAACGTATAAAGACGGAAAGCTAATGGTTGACAAACCATGGGAGGAAGGTGCCATTCGTCTAATAAAGAAAGCAAAGGTTCCTGTAATCCCTATCTATTTTCATGCAAAAAATAGTCAATTATTCTATTTTTTATCTAAAATCAACGATACACTACGCACCGCTAAACTTCCTTCAGAGGTTATCTCTCAAAAAAATAGAGTTATAAAAGTGAGAATAGGAAAGCCTATATCTGTAAAAGATCAAGAGCAATACAAGGACGTTCCTTCTTTTTATGAGTTTATAAGAAAGAAGACGTATATGTTAGCGAATCCTTTTGAAAAAGCTCCTCAAAAAATACTTTCAACTCAAAGTTTAAAAATTCCTAAAAAAGTAAAAAAAATAACTTCTCAAAGAAGTCCTGAGTTTTTCAGAAAAGAGGTTACTAGTTTACGTGATAAAGGACAACGCTTACTTGAAAGCAAAAACTATGAAGTTTTTTTTGCCAGTGCAAAAGAAATTCCAAATCTACTACACGAAATAGGTCGACTAAGAGAAGTTACTTTTAGAGATGTTGGAGAAGGAACCAATAACCCTATAGACCTAGATAAATTTGATAAATTTTACCACCACTTATTCTTATGGGATAATGAAAAAAATGAATTGGTAGGTGCTTACAGAATGGGGCTTGGAAAAGATATATATAAAAAATACGGTATCAATGGCTTTTACATACATACTTTATTCAGAATAGAACCAGAGCTGTATTCAATGATGCAAAATACTATTGAGTTAGGCCGTGCTTTTATTGCTAAAAACTACCAGCAAAAACCCATGCCTTTATTTTTATTATGGAAAGGAATTGTGCATACAACCTTACGTTATCCTGAATATAAGTACCTAATGGGAGGGGTAAGTATCAGTAACCAGTTTTCAGAATTTTCTAAATCACTAATGATTGAATTTATGAAATCTCACTACTATGATCCTTACGTTGCTCAATACATTCATCCTAAAAAAGAATTCAAAGTAAAGCTAAAAGATGGAGACAAAGACTTTGTATTTGATGCTACTAAAGCAGATATGCAAAAATTTGATAAAATTATAGACGAGATTGAACCAGGGGCACTGAGAATTCCTGTACTTATTAAAAAATATGTAAAGCAGAATGCTCGTTTAGTAGCTTTTAATGTAGATCCTAAATTTAATAATGCTATTGATGGATTAATGTACATAAAGGTTGCTGATATTCCTGAAAGCACTGTAAAGCCTGTTATGGAAGAGTTCCAAGCAGAACTAGAACGAAAAGCTACAGAGGATCTTAACACTACCTTGTAAAAACCCTAAAATGGAAACAAAATGATAAAGCCACTATTATTATAAATTAATTAGTGGCTTTATCATGAATTTTTGTAGGAATATGCTCATTCCATACTGTTAATATATCCGTCGCTACACTCGCTCCACTTCCTGCTGCTATAGCAAATTGGCTACGCCATCCAGCTATTGTTCCACAAACATATAATTCTTCTTTAATCAAATGATTAAAATTACGTAATTGAATCCTATCTTTCATTGAATTTGCACGCATATGGGGTTCTACATACTGCTCTAATCCAACAATATCAAATGGTTTTGAATAATTCAAAGCAATAACGACAATCTTACTGAAGTACTCTGTTTTGTTAGTAACTATCTTATATCCCTTCTCATCGTCAAAAACTGCAAGCACCTTTTCATTTTCAATTTGACGTATATGAGGATATGTTTTTTCTAAATGTTTTTTCCCTTCTGTTAATATTTCTTTTCCCAGCGTTCCTGAAGCCACTCCTAAAACATTATTAAAAACAGCATCTTGTAAATGTGACGATCGCTGATGCATTATAATAGCCACTTTCTTACCTTCAGCATAAGGCTTCTCTTTAGCAGAACCCAACACTAAAGCACACTGCATTCCAGCAACTCCTCCACCAACAATCAACACATCAAAAGCCATTATGCTAAAAGTTCTTTTATATTGGCTGCAAACAATTTAACTGCAATTGCTAATAAGATAACACCAAAAATCTTTCTAATAATTTTAATTCCATTTTGACCAATTACCTTTTCTATTTTAGCCGATGTTTTTAACACTATGTAAATAACAAGTACATTCAGTAATACAGAAATAATAATATTTTCAATACGAAACTCCGCTCGTAAAGAAAGTAACGTTGTTAAACTACCTGGCCCAGCAATCAAAGGAAAAGCTAAAGGAAATACAGTTGCACTTAACGCATTATCTTCATCTTCTTTATATAAGGTAATTCCTAAAATCATTTCTAAAGCAATAAAGAATAAAATAAACGCCCCAGCAACAGCAAAAGAATGTACATCAATTCCTATTATACTTAATAACCTTTGTCCTACAAAAAGAAAGAGAATCATTATAAATCCAGCTATAACCGATGCTTTTTCTGATTGAATATGCCCTACCTTCTTTCTCAAATCAATAATTATTGGAATATTCCCGATAATATCAATTACAGCAAACAGCACCATAAAGGCTGTAAAAATTTCTTTCAAACTAAAGTTCATATCGTTCTATTTTAATGCTGCAAAATTAGGCAACTAACTTTACCTAATGGTAAAGAAATAGAAAAAATAAAATGTATTTTTGCAAAATGTTTCAATTAGGAAAAACCATTATATCTGAAGATATTATCAAAAAAGACTTTGTTTGTAATCTTTCCGCTTGCAAAGGAGCTTGCTGTATTGATGGAGATGCAGGTGCCCCCTTAGAGAAAGAAGAGACTGATATTTTAGAAAAAATATATCCAAAAGTTAAGCCTTTTTTAAGAAAGGAAGGGATTCAAGTAATCGAAGAACAAGGAACTTGGATTACTAGCGATTTCGGAGAATTAGAAACCCCTTTAATTGGCGATGCTGACTGCGCTTATGTCATCTTTGATGATAAAAACACCGCTTTATGTGCCATAGAAGAAGCCTACAACCAAGGGATTATAGATTGGAAAAAGCCTATTTCTTGTCATTTATATCCTATTAGAGTACAAAACTATACTGAGTTTTCTGCTGTTAACTACAACAAATGGAAAATATGCAACGATGCTTGTTCTTTAGGAAAAGAGCTAC from Tenacibaculum maritimum NCIMB 2154 includes the following:
- a CDS encoding superoxide dismutase; this encodes MAFELPELGYAYDALEPNIDARTMEIHHSKHHNGYTTKLNAAVEGTDLEGKSIEDILANLDMNNAAVRNNGGGFYNHSLFWTVMNPEGKGRLSGELKDAIEAEFGSVDAFKDAFAKAAATQFGSGWAWLCVHKGGKVEVCSTPNQDNPLMPGVTCGGTPILGLDVWEHAYYLNYQNRRPDYINAFFNVINWNEVERRYAEAK
- a CDS encoding MarC family protein, whose amino-acid sequence is MNFSLKEIFTAFMVLFAVIDIIGNIPIIIDLRKKVGHIQSEKASVIAGFIMILFLFVGQRLLSIIGIDVHSFAVAGAFILFFIALEMILGITLYKEDEDNALSATVFPLAFPLIAGPGSLTTLLSLRAEFRIENIIISVLLNVLVIYIVLKTSAKIEKVIGQNGIKIIRKIFGVILLAIAVKLFAANIKELLA
- the fbp gene encoding class 1 fructose-bisphosphatase, coding for MDNKHMTLGEYIIDNQNHFKYSSGELSRLINSIRLAAKVVNHEIRKAGLVDITGASGDINVQGETQQKLDVLANDLFKQTLINREIVCGIASEEEDDFVVVEGKNKGNENKYVLLMDPLDGSSNIDVNVSVGTIFSIYRRVSKEGTPVTKKDFLQKGSEQVAAGYVAYGTSTILVFTTGNGVNGFTLNPAIGTFYLSHPNIKFPEQGNIYSINEGNYVHFPKGVKEYLKFCQEEKENRPYTSRYIGSLVSDFHRNMIKGGIYMYPTSTIGPKGKLRLLYECNPMAFIAEQAGGKATDGYRRILDLEPTELHQRVPFFCGGRDMVEKAEEFMAKYPEDANY
- a CDS encoding DUF3109 family protein, with translation MFQLGKTIISEDIIKKDFVCNLSACKGACCIDGDAGAPLEKEETDILEKIYPKVKPFLRKEGIQVIEEQGTWITSDFGELETPLIGDADCAYVIFDDKNTALCAIEEAYNQGIIDWKKPISCHLYPIRVQNYTEFSAVNYNKWKICNDACSLGKELQVPIYKFVKQALIRKFGQNWYDELEKEADKILKH
- a CDS encoding aspartate kinase; the protein is MKIFKFGGASVKNADGVRNVGTILQQEGVENTLVVISAMGKMTNAFENIIDAYYYQKESLPKYLNFVTSFHEGIMNELFPKNHHIYTIVNELLGKLSNFMIHNTSKDYDFVYDQIVGFGELLSTKIVSTYLNDIGIQNNWIDVRNYIKTDTNYRDAKVDWELTEKNMQRAINTSKLNITQGFLGSNKNNTTSLGREGSDYTAGIFAYCLNAESVTIWKDVKGVLNADPRIFNKTELLQQISYKEAIEMAFYGASVIHPKTIQPLERKQIPLFVRSFLTPTLKGTKVCKGLDIKPIVSCFIVKKYQILISISANDFSFMVEDNISYIFKKLHEYKLKVNLIQNSAISFSVCVDDPFRNFKKFYDELKQSFQIKYNENTNLYTIRHFSEQDIAAIESDKTILLKQINRETVQLVTI
- a CDS encoding GNAT family N-acyltransferase, which translates into the protein MGLVTSKEIAKVIGVEKFGVFGTFTGWLLIKILRISAINKIYNNNKDKSDLDFLNGVLNDCKIEFEIPEEDLKRIPKEGPFITISNHPLGGIDGVLLLKLLIEKRADYKIIANFLLHRIKPLKPYIMPVNPFENHKDAKSSVAGIKNALLHLREGKPLGIFPAGEVSTYKDGKLMVDKPWEEGAIRLIKKAKVPVIPIYFHAKNSQLFYFLSKINDTLRTAKLPSEVISQKNRVIKVRIGKPISVKDQEQYKDVPSFYEFIRKKTYMLANPFEKAPQKILSTQSLKIPKKVKKITSQRSPEFFRKEVTSLRDKGQRLLESKNYEVFFASAKEIPNLLHEIGRLREVTFRDVGEGTNNPIDLDKFDKFYHHLFLWDNEKNELVGAYRMGLGKDIYKKYGINGFYIHTLFRIEPELYSMMQNTIELGRAFIAKNYQQKPMPLFLLWKGIVHTTLRYPEYKYLMGGVSISNQFSEFSKSLMIEFMKSHYYDPYVAQYIHPKKEFKVKLKDGDKDFVFDATKADMQKFDKIIDEIEPGALRIPVLIKKYVKQNARLVAFNVDPKFNNAIDGLMYIKVADIPESTVKPVMEEFQAELERKATEDLNTTL
- a CDS encoding FAD-dependent oxidoreductase, whose amino-acid sequence is MAFDVLIVGGGVAGMQCALVLGSAKEKPYAEGKKVAIIMHQRSSHLQDAVFNNVLGVASGTLGKEILTEGKKHLEKTYPHIRQIENEKVLAVFDDEKGYKIVTNKTEYFSKIVVIALNYSKPFDIVGLEQYVEPHMRANSMKDRIQLRNFNHLIKEELYVCGTIAGWRSQFAIAAGSGASVATDILTVWNEHIPTKIHDKATN
- a CDS encoding GNAT family N-acetyltransferase; translation: MSFTIRIGKKKDMQDVLRLIKELALFEKLPKEVIISADDLISDGFGDTPKFKTFIAVEDNGNVIGMALFYERYSTWKGKTIHLEDLMVTKTKRNIGAGKALYSAVLKYAYNNGYKRVAWEVLNWNKNAIDFYERSGALILNDWQVVHMTENNLKQFIQNN